One part of the Microvirga sp. TS319 genome encodes these proteins:
- a CDS encoding DDE-type integrase/transposase/recombinase, with the protein MKFPTNIVEQDHRRIKLLIEPGLGLTSFVTASQAIAGCEVMAMIHKGQVASDQRAA; encoded by the coding sequence ATGAAATTTCCAACCAACATCGTCGAGCAGGATCACCGGCGCATCAAGCTGCTGATTGAACCCGGACTGGGTCTCACGAGCTTCGTGACGGCCTCACAGGCGATTGCCGGTTGTGAGGTGATGGCGATGATCCACAAGGGCCAAGTGGCGAGTGACCAGCGAGCGGCATGA
- a CDS encoding carboxymuconolactone decarboxylase family protein: protein MSIESLKEKLPAFARDVRLNLSSLASDETLSEQRKYGLLVACGLATRNPVVAGALEAEAKAHLSPAALDAARAAASIMAMNNVYYRFVHLASNKEYGSMPARLRMNVIANPGVDKIDFELWSLAVSAINGCGLCIDSHEKVLREAGVSAAEIHTAVRFAAVIQSSALALEAVGTPALIAAE from the coding sequence ATGTCGATCGAGAGCCTCAAGGAAAAACTGCCGGCCTTCGCGAGGGACGTGCGCCTGAACCTGTCTTCGCTTGCATCTGACGAAACACTGTCGGAACAGCGCAAGTACGGACTCCTCGTCGCCTGCGGGCTTGCGACCCGCAATCCCGTAGTCGCGGGAGCCCTGGAAGCGGAGGCGAAGGCCCACCTTTCGCCAGCGGCTCTCGATGCGGCTCGCGCGGCCGCATCGATCATGGCGATGAACAACGTCTATTACCGCTTCGTCCATCTGGCATCGAACAAGGAATACGGATCGATGCCGGCTCGACTGCGCATGAATGTCATTGCCAATCCTGGCGTTGACAAGATCGACTTCGAGCTTTGGTCGCTGGCGGTCTCGGCCATCAACGGCTGCGGTCTGTGCATCGACAGCCATGAGAAGGTCCTGCGCGAGGCGGGCGTGAGTGCTGCCGAGATCCACACGGCGGTCCGCTTCGCTGCCGTTATCCAGTCTTCAGCGCTTGCCCTCGAAGCTGTGGGAACACCTGCCCTGATCGCCGCGGAATAG
- a CDS encoding peroxiredoxin, with translation MLGIGEKLPAFSVTGVKPKFNEHVENGESAFETVTEASFPGKWKIIFFYPKDFTFVCPTEIAEFARLSGEFADRDAVILGGSTDNEFVKLAWRRDHKDLNRLPIWQFADTNGSLVDGLGVRSPDGVAYRYTFVVDPDNTIQHVYATNLNVGRNPKDTLRVLDALQTDELCPCNREVGGEILKAA, from the coding sequence ATGCTTGGTATTGGTGAGAAGCTGCCCGCGTTCTCGGTAACGGGCGTTAAGCCGAAGTTCAATGAGCATGTCGAGAACGGCGAGAGCGCTTTTGAGACGGTTACGGAAGCAAGCTTCCCCGGCAAGTGGAAGATCATCTTCTTTTACCCGAAGGACTTTACCTTCGTGTGCCCCACCGAGATCGCCGAATTCGCGCGTCTGTCGGGTGAGTTCGCTGATCGTGATGCCGTCATCCTCGGAGGTTCGACCGACAACGAGTTCGTCAAGCTCGCTTGGCGTCGGGATCACAAGGATCTCAACCGTCTTCCCATCTGGCAGTTCGCCGACACGAACGGCTCGCTGGTCGACGGCCTCGGGGTCCGCTCGCCGGACGGGGTTGCTTATCGCTACACCTTCGTGGTCGATCCGGACAACACGATTCAGCACGTCTATGCGACGAACCTCAACGTCGGCCGGAATCCCAAGGACACGCTGCGCGTCCTCGATGCCCTTCAAACAGATGAGCTCTGCCCGTGCAACCGCGAGGTTGGCGGCGAGATCCTGAAGGCAGCCTGA